A window of Bacteroidota bacterium genomic DNA:
TCTTTTGGTAGACAACGACGGGAAGGTTAAAATTGGCGCCCCAGCTATAAAAGGAGCTAAAGTAGAGGCTAAAATTGTTGAGCACTTGAAAGGCGACAAAGTAATCGTTTTCAAAAAGAAAAGAAGAAAAGGTTACAAAAAAAGAAATGGACACCGTCA
This region includes:
- the rplU gene encoding 50S ribosomal protein L21, with amino-acid sequence MYAIVEIAGHQYKVEKDQFIFVHRLQGDVDSALEFANVLLVDNDGKVKIGAPAIKGAKVEAKIVEHLKGDKVIVFKKKRRKGYKKRNGHRQHLTKIQISNIVA